The Vicia villosa cultivar HV-30 ecotype Madison, WI linkage group LG1, Vvil1.0, whole genome shotgun sequence genome includes a region encoding these proteins:
- the LOC131658132 gene encoding zinc finger BED domain-containing protein RICESLEEPER 1-like, which produces MGGGNFLHMRCAAHILNLVVRDGQKDHELAIGSVCDAVRFVRSSPQRALKFKECIEILGITCKKNLCLDVSTRWNSTYLMLDAAEKFEAAFEKLEDEDPGYMEFFDIYGPPCALDWEKARAFVIFFKSILSSLNMNTFVTPLVSSMLEKYDKYWGGVNKVNHFVYFGVIFDPRFKFNYIEWSFNEMYWICSDLSRKSAEHVKTSLFKLYNCHKSDHDKHVGVGIINPPSGSTFLGETSSQSKNPSYFIRTDAFKKHLKEKDTIENHNELEKYLSDSCCEDVENFNILNWWKENCIRYPILASLVREVLATPVSSVASESAFSTGGRILDMYRSSLTPEMVEALICSQNWLKPSDDELKVFNMIEEYEITDSVVSEFQGVFTGGAVAPRQAGPV; this is translated from the exons ATGGGCGGAGGGAATTTTTTGCATATGAGGTGTGCTGCCCATATCTTAAACTTGGTAGTGAGAGATGGACAAAAAGATCATGAGTTGGCTATTGGAAGTGTATGTGATGCTGTTAGGTTTGTGAGGTCTTCTCCTCAAAGGGCTTTAAAATTTAAGGAGTGTATTGAAATTTTAGGGATAACATGTAAAAAGAACCTTTGTCTTGATGTTTCTACAAGATGGAACTCCACTTACCTGATGCTGGATGCTGCAGAAAAGTTTGAAGCGGCATTTGAAAAGTTAGAGGATGAGGATCCTGGATACATGGAATTTTTTGACATTTATGGTCCACCTTGTGCTCTTGATTGGGAAAAAGCTAGagcttttgtgattttttttaaaagcattCTAT CGTCTTTGAATATGAATACTTTTGTGACTCCATTGGTTTCAAGTATGCTGGAAAAATATGATAAGTATTGGGGGGGTGTGAACAAAGTGAATCATTTTGTTTACTTTGGAGTGATATTTGACCCTAGGTTTAAGTTTAACTATATTGAGTGGTCTTTTAATGAAATGTATTGGATTTGTAGTGATCTTTCTAGGAAAAGTGCTGAGCATGTTAAAACTAGTCTGTTTAAGCTGTACAATTGCCATAAATCTGATCATGACAAACATGTTGGGGTTGGTATCATAAATCCACCATCTGGGAGCACTTTCCTTGGAGAAACATCTTCTCAATCTAAAAATCCATCATATTTTATAAGGACTGATGCTTTTAAAAAGCACTTGAAGGAGAAAGACACCATTGAAAATCATAATGAATTAGAGAAGTACTTAAGTGACTCGTGTTGTGAGGATGTGGAAAATTTTAACATTCTTAACTGGTGGAAGGAGAATTGCATCCGCTATCCTATATTAGCATCATTGGTTCGGGAAGTGTTGGCAACACCAGTTTCAAGCGTAGCTTCAGAAAGTGCTTTTAGCACCGGAGGAAGGATTTTAGACATGTATAGGAGCTCTTTGACTCCAGAAATGGTGGAAGCTCTTATTTGTTCTCAAAACTGGTTGAAGCCTTCTGACGACGAACTAAAAGTCTTTAatatgattgaagaatatgagatTACCGATTCAGTTGTTTCAG aGTTTCAAGGTGTTTTTACTGGTGGAGCAGTTGCTCCTAGGCAGGCTGGGCCTGTTTAA